Proteins encoded by one window of Papio anubis isolate 15944 chromosome 7, Panubis1.0, whole genome shotgun sequence:
- the LOC108586658 gene encoding 40S ribosomal protein S27-like yields the protein MDVKSPGCYKITPVLSHAQTVVLCVGCCTVLCQPTGGKARLTEGCSFRRKQH from the coding sequence ATGGATGTGAAATCGCCAGGATGCTATAAAATCACCCCGGTCCTTAGCCATGCACAAACGGTAGTTTTGTGTGTTGGCTGCTGCACTGTCCTCTGCCAGCCTACAGGAGGAAAAGCAAGGCTTACAGAAGGATGTTCCTTTAGGAGGAAGCAGCACTGA